In Geotalea uraniireducens, one genomic interval encodes:
- a CDS encoding CheR family methyltransferase, translating to MIEPSDHIPAWDSEAIAASLPYLATRGSLLDSELARRIERLGERFAVFLTTCPTPWWTADLAVTAEMEIITETYLPFAEIASAVTRLLDLALCQQSGGLAPPLSMARSWLDLLRRLPPPFQDPNPARLLNRLAVDDQQRHRFIFALYLPPHFGNAFNRYPRQAAFLKEWLTTPEFVNRPIRCLDAACGSGEGTYDLARLLLKAGYPPTAFMIHGTTHEPVELFAATHAFFPHDEMRQGRFRRHNADLHQRGAVDRIRFRSEDLLQPADWGGARYDVIVCNGILGGPFINVRKDLERAIEGLTRRLAPRGIFLAANRFHQGWQKVVPDALLQEIATRAGLTVITAGEGLAGFRSE from the coding sequence ATGATCGAACCATCCGACCATATTCCCGCTTGGGACAGCGAGGCGATTGCCGCATCCCTGCCATACCTCGCAACGAGAGGCTCGCTGCTCGACAGCGAACTTGCACGGCGGATCGAGCGTCTAGGCGAACGCTTCGCCGTCTTTCTCACGACCTGCCCCACTCCTTGGTGGACAGCCGATCTGGCAGTCACCGCCGAAATGGAAATCATTACCGAAACTTACCTCCCTTTCGCGGAAATTGCCAGCGCTGTTACCCGGCTGCTCGACCTCGCCCTCTGCCAGCAGTCGGGGGGGCTCGCCCCGCCGTTGTCAATGGCCCGCAGCTGGCTGGACCTGCTCAGACGCTTGCCCCCGCCGTTTCAAGACCCCAACCCTGCCCGGCTGCTCAATCGCCTGGCAGTCGACGATCAGCAGCGCCATCGCTTCATCTTCGCGCTGTACTTGCCGCCTCATTTTGGCAATGCTTTCAACCGGTATCCCCGACAAGCGGCCTTTCTGAAAGAATGGCTGACAACACCTGAGTTCGTAAATCGGCCGATCCGCTGCCTTGACGCCGCCTGCGGCAGCGGCGAAGGGACTTACGACCTTGCGCGCCTGTTGCTGAAAGCAGGATATCCGCCAACGGCATTCATGATCCACGGCACAACCCACGAGCCCGTCGAACTATTCGCCGCGACCCACGCTTTCTTCCCCCACGACGAAATGAGACAAGGTCGTTTTCGACGCCATAACGCCGATCTTCACCAACGAGGCGCGGTGGACCGAATCCGCTTCCGGAGCGAGGACCTGCTGCAACCTGCTGATTGGGGAGGTGCGAGGTATGATGTCATTGTTTGTAACGGAATATTGGGAGGACCATTCATCAATGTACGGAAAGATCTGGAACGCGCTATCGAGGGGTTGACGAGGCGACTCGCCCCACGGGGGATTTTTCTGGCCGCCAACCGGTTCCATCAGGGCTGGCAGAAGGTCGTCCCTGACGCGTTGCTGCAGGAGATCGCCACGCGGGCCGGACTGACGGTTATTACAGCGGGAGAGGGGTTGGCCGGCTTTAGAAGCGAATAA